A stretch of DNA from Mucilaginibacter daejeonensis:
GATCAATTGCTTAGTGATCGCTATACTCATAACGTCATGCCGGCCCGCTCAAAGGCCAGATCATGACGCTTACTTCGCTCGGCATATCGCCCATGCACGTGAAATACGGTCCAGCCGCGTTCACCCTAAGGCCATAGCTTATATCGACTCTGTATACCGCAACGTTGATCGGCCCGGGATAGGTGACCTGGCGCAGGTATATGACTTTAAAAGCAACTATTACTTATATGAGCAGGCCAATTACGAAAAGGCAGAGCTATATGCCGATAGCCTGCTTGACCTGCTAAGGCCTTATTATGGGCATGACCGTTACCGTGAGCAGTATGTGATGGCCTACATAGATAAGGCAAGCGCCTTGTATAAGCAAAAGTATTATTCATCGGCCTATGAATGGTACTTTCTGGGTAAGAACATGCTGAATGGTAGTGATACGGCTTCCTGCAACAAGTACATGGCGCGCTTGAACAACAGCCTCGCCCAGGTAAGCTACGAACAGGGACGCTACAAAGCGGCCATACGTTGTTACCACGAATGCCTGAACAGAATAAGAGATCATCACGACCGCGAATCGTTCAAACTCAAGCAAGGTCTACTCGATAATATCGGCATCTGCTATAGCAAACTTGACCGCCCCGATGACGCGATCAAATATTTTGAACAAGCGCTAAATGTGCTCGAGGCAGGTCATAAAAAGCACCCACAAATGGAGCTGTTCATCAATTCCGCCATCGGTATCGTACAGGGGAATGAGGGAGACGCGTATCTGCAAAAGAAGGATTTTCAAGAGGCGGAAAGGTTGTATCGTTCAAGTATAGCGATCAACTCACAAAAAGACCACTTTAACATAGATGCACGTTACACCAAGGTCAAGTTGGCTGCGCTGTACATCATAGCCAGGCGCTATGCCGAAGCCCGAAGGCTGCTTGATGAGGTTCGGCCTGATATAGACAAGAATTATAAGCCTGAAATGATGCGCTGGTTAATGACCAACGCCGAATATTATCGCCATGCACCCGACGGTAACATGGTAAAGGCCTTTGATGATCTGCGCCGATATGTTGCGATAAATGATTCTGCACAGGCTGAGGTCAGGGTAGCTGCCAATGCCAATTACAACGAACAATTTGCCCTGCTGCAAAGACAATATGAGTTAAAGGCCGATGAAAAGCGCGATAAACTTAATGACCTTATTATTTTCTCGATAGCGCTGATCGGGGTGCTCATTGCAGCCATCACCGGGTCCATACTCTTGAAACGAACACTGAGCGGCAGATCCACTATGGTGCGCAAAGCGGCTGACCTTCCCTGACACTTTTAATTTAACATACCGATCACTATATTACACTCCTCAACACGTTCAACATGAAAAAGATAGCACTATTTATCATCGCCATGGTCATAGCGACCGTGACCTTCGCCCAAATCAACATCACGCCTGCGGCCCCAGGCGTTAGCTACGGCAAAAAGATCACTAAAGACCACGCTATAGACCTGGCATCGTTAAATAAGCATCTGGCTAAGGACACCGTTTATAGTGGCAAGATCACTGGCCAGGTGGTAGAGGTTTGTAAGAAAAAAGGCTGCTTCATGACGCTTAAGCAGGCTAATGGCGAGGACATTATGGTACGCTTCACTGACTACGCCTACTTTATGCCGCAGAACATCGTGGGTAAAAAAGTAGTAGTTGAGGGCACCGCAAAAGTGAAAGAGACCTCGGTAGAACGCTTACGCCACTATGCTGCTGATGCGGGTAAAACCAAAAGCGAGATCGCCAAGATCAGCAAGCCAAAAAAAGATATCAGCATTATGGCTGATGGCGTGCTGGTGACAGAGTAACCTCGAGTCCATCTTAACAACGATCACTTATTGATCATACGACAAAGCGCCATGACCGATCGGTCATGGCGCTTTGTCGTAAATTAGACCTGGACGAGCGTTTATTCATTTACACCGTACAGCTAGGGCTGCATGGTGGCACATGAACAATTGGTGGTGTCCTTTACGCCCAATTTGCCCAGGAAGTATTGGTAGAACTTCATGCGGTCCTTCATACTATAGTTGTTCTCGCCTTTATTGCACTCTACCTCACCGTTCACGATATTGATGGTCATACCGAAGCCCGGCGCTCTGCCTTTTGCTTTGTCTTTAGGCTTAGGTTGCCAAACGCCTATCATCACATCATGTGCCGATGGTTTGTGCGTTTGCGGTGTCATCCAAAAATAAATAGCGGTCTTGAAGGCCAGCACCGCATCGGTCTGGATGAGGTCGGGGTTCTTTAATAAGATGTTGTGGTCACCCAATATCACATCGCCTGCATAACCATAATTACCATTATAGCTTAACTGTACCGGTCCGCGGCCGTAATATTTTTTGCCGGGCACAGGTGGGTACTCGTCATTCTCGGCCACATAAGCATTGGTAGTATCCTTTTCATGGATGTACATTAATCCATCGGTAAAGGTGTCATCCTCGCCGCCGCGTGTTTCATGAGCGATATTGGCAAAAAAGGCTGCCAGTTCTTTTTTATTGGTGGCCGGGTCCTTTTCAGCGCAAAATTTGCCAAAGTCCACCTCGTAAACACTGTCGGGCTTTACCTTGGCCCAGCTTTCGTTCCAGTCCACGTCCTGGCGTACCACTTTGCTTTGTCCGGTACGTTTATCGGTACGAGTGATCTGATACACTGAGGTGGCCCTGCGTGCTACCCTGATCTTAATATCGCCTAACTCTTTAATTGCCCTTACAAAGCTTTGGTAGGTATAGAATTTTTGGCGTTGGGGGAATAGTTCATTGAATTGTTTTTCGCCGATCAGGCTTGATGCGTCGGCTGCAGGTCTCATTGCGCTTGCTTGGGTTTGGACACTATCAGCGCTATTGTCGGCATGGCCCGCATTAGTGTTGCCACAGCTTAGGCTCAGTAGGGCCGAGGCGAATAGTATACTTAAAGTTATTTTGGAGCGGGTACGTATTTTACTGGATATGTGCGCAGACATGTTGGTTATTTTAGGTATCAATGTATATAACGGTAAACATCAAAATTTATTCACAATGCCGCAAACACCATTCATAATTATTTAATTGCAGGCCAATGAAGATATATACTAAAACCGGGGATAAAGGTTTTACCTCGCTCATAGGCGGCAGTCGGGTGCCTAAGTACCATATCCGCATCGAAAGCTATGGCACTGTTGATGAGCTGAACAGCTGCCTGGGCATGATCGCCTGCCAGCCCGATGTTGACCTGCATGACCGCGAGGTGCTTAAGCAAGTACAGGACCGGCTTTTTGATATGGGGGCCGTACTGGCCGCTGATTCGCAACGCTTGGTAATGGAACTACCCGGTATCATACCTGCCGATATAACCTTGTTGGAGGCGGAAATGGATGCAATGGAGAAAGAATTGCCGGCATTGAAACATTTTATACTGCCCGGTGGTAATACCACTATATCGTACTGTCACCTGGCGCGCTGCGTATGCCGCCGGGCCGAAAGGTTAACCGTACAATTGGCGCAGGATGCACCCGTTGATGAGCACATCCTCATCTATTTGAACCGGTTGAGCGATCACCTGTTCATGCTGGCCCGTAAGATCGGTCATCAGCAAAATATAGAAGAGATCAGGTGGATGCCGCGGCGCGATACCGTTTGAAAAAATAATTGGCCCTTGCGAAAAAAAATGTTATATTTTTGCGAAAATTGATAAATTAACAACAATAACAAAAATCACAAATATGTACTGGACCCTTGAATTGGCTTCACATCTGGAAGATGCACCATGGCCTGCCACCAAAGACGAACTGATCGATTATGCTATACGTTCTGGTGCACCTGTTGAGGTGATCGAGAATCTCCAAGCCTTAGAGGACGACGGAGAGCCATACGAGAGCATTGAAGAGATATGGCCTGATTACCCTACTAAAGACGACTTCTTTTTTAACGAAGACGAATACTAAGCATAATGAAAAGACCCGCCATCAAGCGGGTCTTTTTGTTTCTGATCTTCACCTTGTCCGCTAAGCAGGCCGCCATTTAGTATGTTGACCATGCCTCCGTGGTGTTATTTGCGTGTCCCCATCTAATATTAATAAGGTCGTATTAGTCGTGCGCATGCCGCTTCTAAAGCACAATTGAGCGTGCTATAACGCAGGTTTTTTAATTTTATTACAACATTTTAGAATTGCGTTGGTTAGCATATTAATAAATAACTCAACTAACACACTACTATTATGAGAGGGCTATTATACATTATCGCCGTTATCCTGGTCATCGGCTGGGTGCTTGGATTCTTTATGTACAATGCAGGCGGCATCATTCATATTCTCCTTGTGATCGCGATCATAGCATTGCTGCTTGGCGTTATCCGCAGGGCTTAACTGAACTTAATTTTTCATCATTTACCTTAAAAACAAATTACCATGAGAGGCTTATTGTATCTTGTAGCAGTGATCTTAGTGATCCTTTGGGTTGTCGGATTCTTATTCCACGGTTTAGGCTCGTTCGGCGATGGTGGTATCATCCACGTATTACTGGTTATCGCTATTGTAGCTATACTATTGGGCGTGATACGCCGCGCATAAGTAGCACCGCTACCATATCATTAGCCGCTTGTTATGTTAACAAGCGGCTTTTTGCTTTAACAACAATTCGGCTATAGCTATATCCTCAGGGAAGGTTATCTTGAAATTTTGGTAGCTGCCGTCAACCACATGCACCGACTGCCCGGCATGCTCCACTACGCTGGCATCGTCAGTAAAGCTTTCGTGATAAGCGCTTTCATAAGCCTGCTTTAACAAGCTTGAACGGAAGGTTTGCGGGGTCTGCACCAGATAGATCTCGTCGCGCAAAAGTGCTTTGGTGTGTACGCCCTGTACCTGTCGTATGGAATCTCTGCTTTTTACAGCAACAACAACAGCGCCCTGTCGAGAAGCGTGCAGGTACGCTTCATCAATGATCGCAGTGCTTACCAATGGCCTTACCGCGTCATGTACGGCCACCAGTGCATCAGCAGGCACAAGCTTCAATCCGTTTTTGACCGAGTGGAACCGGGTAGGACCGCCACTAACTAATTGATGCGGTAATTCAAAGTTATGTTGAACGCACAGCTGCTGCCAATACTCATGGTGAGTATCAGGCAGTACCACTATCAATTCAGGATGTCCGCTGCTATCATGAAAGGCTTGTAACGTGTGCATCAGCACCGGTAAACCATTCAACAGCAGAAACTGTTTAGGAACTGCGCTACCCATTCGTGTGCCTGATCCGCCGGCAACAATAATGGCATACTTGGGTAGTGAGTGGTGAGGAGTGAATGGTGAGTAGTGAGTAGTTGTATCGCTAATGCCTGACATGGGTTCAAATATCTGCAAAATAGTATTTAACAAAAAACGCCCTGCATATCGCAAGGGCGTTCTCTATAATAGTTTATCGATCTAATATTATCATCAACTACTTAACTGCTCACCATTCAACCATTCACTAAATGATCAGCATGGCATCGCCGTAGCTGTAAAAGCGGTATTTCTCTTTTACAGCGATCTCATAGGCATTCATCACGTTCTCATAACCACCAAATGCACAGATCATCATCAATAAGGTCGACTCTGGTGTGTGGAAGTTAGTGATCATGCTGTTAGCGATGCTGAACTCGTATGGAGGGAAGATGAACTTGCTGGTCCAGTCGTTAGCAGCTTTCAAGGTCTTATTGGCCGATACTGCAGACTCGATGGTGCGCATTGAAGTGGTACCTACCGCACAAACGCGTTTTTTACGCTCGATGGCACGGTTCACGATATCGGCTTGTTTCTGCTCGATAATGAATTGCTCCGAATCCATTTTATGTTTGGTCAGGTCCTCAACCTCTACCTGGCGAAAGGTTCCTAAACCTACGTGCAGTGTAACCTCCGCAAATTCAACACCTTTTAGCTCAAGGCGTTTCATCAGCTCACGGCTAAAGTGCAGGCCGGCAGTGGGAGCAGCAACAGCACCTTCATTTTTGGCGAAGATGGTTTGGTAGCGCTCTTTATCGTTAGCGGTAGCTTTACGTTTGATGTATTTTGGAAGTGGCGTCTCACCCAAGATCTCCACATTACGGCGGAATTCCTCGTCGGTGCCATCGAACAGGAAGCGGATGGTACGTCCACGTGATGTAGTGTTATCTACAACCTCAGCCACCAGCAGGTCGTCATCGCCAAAGTATAACTTGTTGCCTACGCGGATCTTACGGGCGGGATCTACCAGCACGTCCCAAAGGCGTAGTTCTTTATTCAACTCGCGCAGCAGGAAGACCTCGATGGTAGCACCGGTCTTTTCCTTGTTGCCGTACATACGGGCAGGGAATACCTTGGTGTTGTTCAGGATCATCACGTCCTTATCATCAAAATAATCCAATACGTCCTTGAATATCTTATGCTCTATCTTGCCCGAATCGCGGTGAAGCACCATCAGGCGCGACTCGTCACGAACGTCAGAAGGATCATGAGCAATGAGTGATTCGGGAAGATCGAACTTAAATTGAGATAATTTCATATTTTCTTCAAATAGAATTTTAGGGCGCAAATGTACGTATTAATTGCGGTAATTAACAACAGATTAGCTTGCGTTTTGTGTCAGTGCAAAGCAAACAAATTTAGCCGGAGGCCTGCTCATTAGGCAAGTTGAACAGGACCGGTTAGGTATATCGAATGCTAAGTGCCTTGCCTAATGTTGTGGCAGCGCCGAACACTGATCGTTCGGAATCGTACGGTGGATGAATGTGAATTGAGTTTAAGATATTGATAATCAATTAATTAAATAAACGGCATATTTTTCTCTGTATTTACAGAAATTTGTACTGTAAATGCTGAAAAATCATCTAATAATTGCCTGGCGTAACCTGTTTCGGAACAGGTCGTTCACCATCATCAACATTTTGGGCTTGGCAGTAGGTATGGCCGGCACCATACTGATCTACACCTGGATCCAGCGGCAATATAGCTACGATGATTTTCATGCCAACAAGGACGTTTTGTTCGAGGCCTGGCAAACGGCAAGTGACCAGGCGGGCAACACCTGGTCGTTCGAGGAAACGCCCGGCCCACTGGCCGCTACCTTGAAAGATGAATACCCGGAGGTTCAGGACGCCGCGCGGATCTATTGGCCGGTGCAGCGCCTGTTCAACTACCAGGGCAAGCTCATCAAGGCCGACGGCCGCGATGTGGACAAACCTTTCCTGACCATGTTCAGTTTTCCGCTTATTGAGGGTGATGCCAAACATGCGCTTGATGGCGTGAACGATATCGTGATCACACGTGCATTGGCAGACAAATTATTTGGCCATGAGAGTGCGCTCAACAAAATGGTATCCATCGACAGTAAGCAAAATTACCGCATTACCGGTGTGATGGATGATCTGCCGTCCAATTCGGTGTTCCAGTTCGATTACTTGGTGTCACTGGCCGCTAACGAGAAGTATTATACCGCAGGCAACACCTGGAATAATTTCAGCTATCATACTTACGTGCAATTAAAGCCAGGTGTAGACGTCGCCCAGTTCGATCAGAAGTTGCAAGATCTGTACGCCCGCCACACTAAGGACAGTAAGACCGAAGTGTTTCTACATCCTCTAAGCAAATGGCATCTATATAACAAATTCAACAAAACGCAGCCGACCGGCGGACTGATCGATGTTGTGCACCTCGTCACGCTGATCGCCGCACTGATCCTGTTGGTGGCCTGTATCAACTTCATGAATTTAAGCACCGCCCGCAGCGAGAAACGCGCCCGCGAGGTCGGGGTACGCAAGGTGATGGGAGCAGGCAGATTGAGCCTCGTTTGGCAATTCCTGAGCGAGTCGGTACTGATCGCTTTTTTGGCCGGGCTGCTTTCACTGGTCATTGTTCAGTTATGTTTGCCTGCCTTCAATAGCTTTACTCACGAGCATTTATCCATCAGGTACACTGACCCGGTGTTTGTGATAGGTTTCATCGCCTTCATTCTGATCACCGGGGTCCTGGCCGGAAGTTATCCCGCGTTCTTTTTATCGGCGTTCAGGCCGGTAAAAGTATTGAAGGGTAGCTTAGGCAGTGGTGGGCGTAGCCTTTTCACACCACGTAAGGCGTTGGTGGTGGTGCAATTCAGCGTAGCGATCGTGATGGTGGTGGCCACAGTGGTGATCTACCGGCAGATCATGCATGCACAACAACGTGATAGCGGTTACAGCATGAACGGGCTCATTGATGTGGCCATAGAAGGGAATATCAATAAGGACTTCAACGCCATCCGTAGCGAGTTGGTGAGCACAGGGGCGGCAACCTCGGCCGCTAAGCTGGCGTTCTCTGTCACTCAGCAGGTGAGTACGTCGTCCAATTACCGGTGGCCCAATGGTCAGGGGAAACCACCAGAGGTGTCGTTCACTCGTTTCAATACCACGGGCGACTTTGTGCGTACTGTAGATGCCGGTCTGTTGAGTGGCCGCGACATCGACTTGGAGCGTCATCCGACCGATACGAACGCTGTGATGTTGAACGAGGCCGCTGTAAAACGTATGCAGCTTAAAGACCCGGTAGGGGCCACCATTTACTATAACGATAAGCCGCTCACTGTGGTGGGCGTGTTCAAAGATTTGATCATCGGGTCGCCGTACAGCCCGGTCGAGCCTATGGTGATCCACGGTTACCGCGACTGGAATTATAACATGGTGATCAGGTTGAAC
This window harbors:
- a CDS encoding tetratricopeptide repeat protein; the encoded protein is MLMTCRSENRYRVINCLVIAILITSCRPAQRPDHDAYFARHIAHAREIRSSRVHPKAIAYIDSVYRNVDRPGIGDLAQVYDFKSNYYLYEQANYEKAELYADSLLDLLRPYYGHDRYREQYVMAYIDKASALYKQKYYSSAYEWYFLGKNMLNGSDTASCNKYMARLNNSLAQVSYEQGRYKAAIRCYHECLNRIRDHHDRESFKLKQGLLDNIGICYSKLDRPDDAIKYFEQALNVLEAGHKKHPQMELFINSAIGIVQGNEGDAYLQKKDFQEAERLYRSSIAINSQKDHFNIDARYTKVKLAALYIIARRYAEARRLLDEVRPDIDKNYKPEMMRWLMTNAEYYRHAPDGNMVKAFDDLRRYVAINDSAQAEVRVAANANYNEQFALLQRQYELKADEKRDKLNDLIIFSIALIGVLIAAITGSILLKRTLSGRSTMVRKAADLP
- a CDS encoding DUF4920 domain-containing protein, yielding MKKIALFIIAMVIATVTFAQINITPAAPGVSYGKKITKDHAIDLASLNKHLAKDTVYSGKITGQVVEVCKKKGCFMTLKQANGEDIMVRFTDYAYFMPQNIVGKKVVVEGTAKVKETSVERLRHYAADAGKTKSEIAKISKPKKDISIMADGVLVTE
- a CDS encoding chitinase is translated as MRPAADASSLIGEKQFNELFPQRQKFYTYQSFVRAIKELGDIKIRVARRATSVYQITRTDKRTGQSKVVRQDVDWNESWAKVKPDSVYEVDFGKFCAEKDPATNKKELAAFFANIAHETRGGEDDTFTDGLMYIHEKDTTNAYVAENDEYPPVPGKKYYGRGPVQLSYNGNYGYAGDVILGDHNILLKNPDLIQTDAVLAFKTAIYFWMTPQTHKPSAHDVMIGVWQPKPKDKAKGRAPGFGMTINIVNGEVECNKGENNYSMKDRMKFYQYFLGKLGVKDTTNCSCATMQP
- a CDS encoding cob(I)yrinic acid a,c-diamide adenosyltransferase → MKIYTKTGDKGFTSLIGGSRVPKYHIRIESYGTVDELNSCLGMIACQPDVDLHDREVLKQVQDRLFDMGAVLAADSQRLVMELPGIIPADITLLEAEMDAMEKELPALKHFILPGGNTTISYCHLARCVCRRAERLTVQLAQDAPVDEHILIYLNRLSDHLFMLARKIGHQQNIEEIRWMPRRDTV
- a CDS encoding DUF2795 domain-containing protein, with the protein product MYWTLELASHLEDAPWPATKDELIDYAIRSGAPVEVIENLQALEDDGEPYESIEEIWPDYPTKDDFFFNEDEY
- a CDS encoding lmo0937 family membrane protein, which encodes MRGLLYIIAVILVIGWVLGFFMYNAGGIIHILLVIAIIALLLGVIRRA
- a CDS encoding lmo0937 family membrane protein, whose amino-acid sequence is MRGLLYLVAVILVILWVVGFLFHGLGSFGDGGIIHVLLVIAIVAILLGVIRRA
- a CDS encoding 2-C-methyl-D-erythritol 4-phosphate cytidylyltransferase, whose protein sequence is MSGISDTTTHYSPFTPHHSLPKYAIIVAGGSGTRMGSAVPKQFLLLNGLPVLMHTLQAFHDSSGHPELIVVLPDTHHEYWQQLCVQHNFELPHQLVSGGPTRFHSVKNGLKLVPADALVAVHDAVRPLVSTAIIDEAYLHASRQGAVVVAVKSRDSIRQVQGVHTKALLRDEIYLVQTPQTFRSSLLKQAYESAYHESFTDDASVVEHAGQSVHVVDGSYQNFKITFPEDIAIAELLLKQKAAC
- the queA gene encoding tRNA preQ1(34) S-adenosylmethionine ribosyltransferase-isomerase QueA, translated to MKLSQFKFDLPESLIAHDPSDVRDESRLMVLHRDSGKIEHKIFKDVLDYFDDKDVMILNNTKVFPARMYGNKEKTGATIEVFLLRELNKELRLWDVLVDPARKIRVGNKLYFGDDDLLVAEVVDNTTSRGRTIRFLFDGTDEEFRRNVEILGETPLPKYIKRKATANDKERYQTIFAKNEGAVAAPTAGLHFSRELMKRLELKGVEFAEVTLHVGLGTFRQVEVEDLTKHKMDSEQFIIEQKQADIVNRAIERKKRVCAVGTTSMRTIESAVSANKTLKAANDWTSKFIFPPYEFSIANSMITNFHTPESTLLMMICAFGGYENVMNAYEIAVKEKYRFYSYGDAMLII
- a CDS encoding ABC transporter permease, whose translation is MLKNHLIIAWRNLFRNRSFTIINILGLAVGMAGTILIYTWIQRQYSYDDFHANKDVLFEAWQTASDQAGNTWSFEETPGPLAATLKDEYPEVQDAARIYWPVQRLFNYQGKLIKADGRDVDKPFLTMFSFPLIEGDAKHALDGVNDIVITRALADKLFGHESALNKMVSIDSKQNYRITGVMDDLPSNSVFQFDYLVSLAANEKYYTAGNTWNNFSYHTYVQLKPGVDVAQFDQKLQDLYARHTKDSKTEVFLHPLSKWHLYNKFNKTQPTGGLIDVVHLVTLIAALILLVACINFMNLSTARSEKRAREVGVRKVMGAGRLSLVWQFLSESVLIAFLAGLLSLVIVQLCLPAFNSFTHEHLSIRYTDPVFVIGFIAFILITGVLAGSYPAFFLSAFRPVKVLKGSLGSGGRSLFTPRKALVVVQFSVAIVMVVATVVIYRQIMHAQQRDSGYSMNGLIDVAIEGNINKDFNAIRSELVSTGAATSAAKLAFSVTQQVSTSSNYRWPNGQGKPPEVSFTRFNTTGDFVRTVDAGLLSGRDIDLERHPTDTNAVMLNEAAVKRMQLKDPVGATIYYNDKPLTVVGVFKDLIIGSPYSPVEPMVIHGYRDWNYNMVIRLNPQLPVKESLQRTEEVFKKYNPQYPFEYKFVDERYTEKFADEVRTGTLAALFAGLTIFISCLGLFGLAAYMAESRAKEISIRRVLGASIGNVIRLLTSEFVMLVVIALAIATPIGWWLMDNWLQGYTYRINLSWVTFVLAGCIALMLAVLTVSAQAFKAARANPARNMRSDQ